One Nostoc punctiforme PCC 73102 DNA window includes the following coding sequences:
- a CDS encoding DUF7219 family protein — MENKILNKDDFLYPRGRYYGQVKPENLVFNANLQEFAQRVSYICNLETGGKLPPGEAYKQIRDLWKQLKHSKKELRIGEDPFQDDQGEVEG; from the coding sequence ATGGAGAACAAAATATTGAATAAGGATGATTTTCTTTACCCTCGTGGTCGCTACTATGGTCAGGTAAAGCCAGAAAACCTGGTTTTTAATGCGAATCTACAGGAATTTGCCCAACGCGTAAGCTACATTTGCAACTTAGAAACAGGTGGAAAGCTGCCTCCAGGTGAAGCTTACAAACAAATAAGGGATCTATGGAAACAGTTGAAACACTCAAAGAAAGAACTGCGAATTGGTGAAGATCCGTTTCAGGATGACCAGGGGGAGGTTGAAGGTTGA
- the purC gene encoding phosphoribosylaminoimidazolesuccinocarboxamide synthase — protein MSVNSKLYEGKAKILYTTDDPEVLLADFKDDATAFNAQKRGSIQGKGKINCSISSQLFKQLEAYGIKTHFIDSPTPNQMLVKAVKILPLEVVIRNIAAGSLCQQTGLPVGTILKQPLVEFYYKNDHLGDPLLTRDRLYLLELATAEQVDAITHLALQINEFLNKFWQQCGITLVDFKLEFGLDSQQQLLLADEISPDTCRLWDTTEEDSNRRIMDKDRFRRDLGNVEDAYQEVLQRVLKAVETTN, from the coding sequence ATGTCTGTGAATTCCAAGTTATACGAAGGCAAAGCAAAAATTCTCTATACAACGGACGATCCGGAAGTCTTGTTGGCTGATTTTAAGGACGATGCCACGGCGTTTAACGCCCAAAAACGTGGCAGTATCCAAGGAAAAGGAAAAATAAATTGTAGCATTTCCAGTCAGCTTTTTAAACAGTTAGAGGCTTATGGTATAAAGACTCACTTTATCGACAGCCCTACCCCGAATCAGATGCTGGTGAAGGCAGTAAAAATTTTACCCTTAGAAGTAGTGATCAGAAATATTGCAGCTGGCAGTCTGTGTCAACAAACAGGCTTGCCAGTGGGTACAATTCTGAAACAGCCTTTGGTTGAGTTTTATTACAAAAACGATCACTTAGGAGATCCTTTGCTCACACGCGATCGCCTTTACCTGCTAGAACTAGCTACTGCGGAACAAGTAGATGCAATTACACATCTTGCATTGCAAATCAATGAATTTCTCAATAAATTTTGGCAGCAATGCGGCATTACCCTAGTAGACTTCAAGCTAGAGTTTGGTTTGGACTCACAACAGCAGTTGCTCTTGGCAGACGAAATTAGCCCCGACACTTGCCGTTTGTGGGATACCACAGAAGAGGACTCAAATCGCCGGATAATGGACAAAGACCGCTTTCGCCGGGACTTAGGAAATGTAGAGGATGCTTACCAGGAGGTTTTACAAAGAGTGCTAAAAGCAGTAGAAACTACAAATTAA
- a CDS encoding BamA/TamA family outer membrane protein: MRLSPVLLAAIAITVPLGGSLSAKAETAKSSKQTTEVLTLGTNQQPEKDTSQLDSSKNLKSRSNLTGIIEEQKSRIVAVYPANPAAMPAVVTERSRSAGGHAYATPGVIVPTSTTLKTAQQTPQINPSPTQQPSPAPDIPPPEIQQPTPSPTPETTPVPENVNPPTTEPLLPTTPEPSTAPDVPFPDGQQRTPAPRPGATPNPQNVNPPTTPESTQPNTAPEANDPRVLVSEVLIRSQSGQLSPELEEQVYRVIRTQPGRTTTRSQLQEDINAIFGTGFFSNVQASPEDTPLGVRVSFVVQPNPVLSKVEVQANPGTGVPSVLPPTTVDEVFKEQYGKILNLRDLQEGIKQLNKRYQDQGYVLANVIGAPQVAENGVVTLQVAEGVVENIRVRFRNKDGQETDEKGQPIRGRTQDYIITRELELKPGQTFNRNTVQKDLQRVYGLGLFEDVNVSLDPGTDPSKVDVVVNVAERSSGSIAAGAGISSASGLFGTVSYQQQNLNGRNQKLGAEVQVGERELLFDVRYTDPWIAGDPYRTSYTTNLFRRSSISLIFDGKDEDIRTFDPNNPSNTDAQDRPRILRLGGGVTFTRPLSSNPYKTSVWTASAGLQYQRVSARDADGNLRKTGAVFNDNGVPLDENGNPTANGQPLEIPLTLSPGGEDDLLLLQLGAQRDLRNNPLQPTSGSYLRFGVDQSVPIGLGNILLTRLRGSYSQYLPIKLINLTKGAQTLAFNLQAGTILGDLPPYEAFTLGGSNSVRGYEEGALGSGRSYVQASVEYRFPVFSVVSGALFFDLGSDLGTSTRAAEVLSKNGSGYGYGLGVRVQSPLGPIRIDYGINDDGDSRINFGIGERF, from the coding sequence ATGCGTTTATCTCCCGTATTGCTGGCAGCAATAGCAATTACAGTCCCTTTGGGCGGCTCATTGAGTGCAAAAGCAGAAACCGCCAAAAGTTCAAAACAGACAACAGAAGTTTTGACACTAGGAACAAATCAGCAGCCAGAAAAGGATACTAGTCAGCTTGACTCTAGTAAAAATCTAAAATCTCGATCTAATCTCACAGGGATTATAGAGGAACAGAAATCTCGTATTGTCGCAGTTTACCCTGCTAATCCAGCAGCGATGCCTGCGGTGGTCACTGAGCGCAGCCGAAGTGCGGGCGGCCATGCCTACGCGACACCAGGGGTAATAGTGCCAACCTCCACAACGCTAAAAACTGCACAACAAACCCCTCAAATCAATCCCAGCCCAACTCAACAGCCCTCTCCAGCGCCGGACATCCCACCGCCAGAAATTCAACAACCAACGCCTTCCCCAACTCCTGAGACGACTCCAGTCCCAGAGAATGTCAATCCACCAACAACAGAACCTTTATTACCCACAACTCCAGAACCATCTACCGCTCCAGACGTTCCATTTCCAGATGGTCAACAACGAACACCTGCTCCAAGACCAGGTGCTACACCCAATCCGCAGAATGTTAATCCACCGACAACTCCAGAAAGTACTCAACCCAACACAGCCCCGGAAGCCAATGACCCCCGCGTACTGGTGTCGGAAGTCCTCATTAGATCCCAGTCTGGGCAACTATCACCAGAACTAGAAGAACAAGTTTACAGGGTAATTCGTACCCAACCAGGACGAACAACAACTCGCAGCCAACTGCAAGAAGATATTAACGCCATCTTTGGTACTGGCTTCTTCTCCAACGTCCAAGCATCGCCAGAAGATACCCCCTTGGGAGTGCGGGTGAGCTTTGTTGTACAGCCTAACCCCGTCCTGAGCAAAGTAGAAGTGCAAGCCAATCCTGGCACTGGTGTTCCCTCTGTACTCCCACCTACTACTGTGGATGAAGTATTTAAGGAGCAGTATGGCAAAATCCTCAACTTGCGTGACTTGCAAGAAGGCATCAAGCAGTTAAACAAGCGGTATCAAGACCAAGGTTATGTGCTAGCCAACGTCATTGGAGCGCCCCAAGTCGCTGAAAACGGAGTTGTTACCTTACAAGTAGCAGAAGGTGTTGTAGAGAATATTAGAGTCCGGTTCCGCAATAAAGATGGTCAAGAGACAGACGAGAAGGGACAACCAATTCGCGGACGGACACAAGATTACATCATTACCCGAGAATTGGAGTTGAAGCCAGGGCAAACATTCAACCGCAACACGGTGCAAAAAGACCTACAGCGCGTGTATGGACTAGGGCTATTTGAAGATGTGAATGTCTCCCTAGACCCTGGTACTGACCCCAGCAAGGTTGATGTAGTCGTGAATGTAGCGGAACGCAGCAGTGGTTCTATTGCGGCTGGGGCAGGGATTAGTTCTGCTAGCGGACTTTTTGGAACAGTTAGCTATCAACAACAAAACCTGAACGGTAGAAACCAAAAACTGGGCGCAGAAGTCCAGGTGGGAGAACGGGAACTGCTATTTGACGTGCGATATACAGACCCTTGGATTGCGGGAGATCCTTACCGGACTTCCTACACAACCAATCTTTTTCGCCGCAGTTCCATTTCATTGATTTTTGATGGCAAAGATGAAGATATTAGGACTTTTGACCCAAATAATCCCAGTAATACAGATGCTCAGGATCGCCCCCGCATTCTCCGTCTAGGTGGCGGTGTTACCTTTACCCGTCCTCTTTCCAGCAATCCTTACAAAACTTCCGTTTGGACTGCCTCAGCAGGTTTACAGTATCAACGAGTTTCCGCCCGTGATGCCGATGGCAATCTCAGAAAAACAGGAGCGGTATTCAATGATAATGGAGTGCCCCTCGACGAGAATGGAAACCCCACCGCCAATGGTCAACCACTAGAAATTCCACTTACCTTGTCTCCGGGAGGTGAAGACGATTTACTACTGCTGCAACTAGGGGCACAGCGCGATCTCCGTAATAACCCATTGCAACCCACTAGCGGTTCTTATCTTCGCTTCGGGGTTGATCAGTCAGTTCCCATCGGACTAGGAAACATTCTCCTAACCAGATTGCGGGGTAGCTACAGCCAATATTTACCCATTAAGCTGATTAACCTTACCAAGGGGGCACAAACCTTAGCATTTAACCTGCAAGCAGGAACCATCCTTGGTGACTTGCCCCCCTACGAAGCCTTTACTCTTGGAGGTAGCAACTCCGTCCGGGGTTACGAAGAAGGAGCATTAGGTAGTGGACGCTCTTACGTGCAAGCATCAGTTGAATATCGGTTCCCAGTTTTTTCAGTAGTCAGTGGCGCACTATTTTTTGATCTCGGCAGCGATTTGGGAACTAGCACCAGGGCGGCTGAAGTATTGAGCAAAAATGGTAGTGGCTACGGTTATGGTCTTGGCGTTCGCGTCCAATCTCCACTGGGACCAATTCGTATTGACTACGGTATCAACGATGACGGAGATAGTCGAATTAATTTCGGTATTGGCGAAAGGTTTTAG
- the lpxC gene encoding UDP-3-O-acyl-N-acetylglucosamine deacetylase produces the protein MQQHTLAAEITQVGVGLHSGVNTQVRILPDETGSGRYFVRVDLPDLPIIPAQVAAVSHTVLSTQLGKGEVYVRTVEHLLAALSGMGVDNARIEIDGSEVPLLDGSASVWVANIAQVGLVSQPVNNQVPLTVTEPIWVYQGDAFVCALPAPETRFSYGIEFDLPAIGNQWYSWSLTTELEKASASFAAEIAPARTFGLLHQIEHLQKTGLIKGGSLDNALVCGPEGWLNPPLRFANEPVRHKILDLVGDLSLLGAFPRAHFLAYKASHNLHIQLAQKILDFGFDFAQSNDFRF, from the coding sequence ATGCAACAGCACACTCTAGCTGCCGAAATCACCCAAGTAGGGGTGGGATTGCATAGCGGTGTGAATACCCAGGTGCGGATACTACCAGATGAAACGGGAAGTGGACGCTACTTTGTACGGGTGGATTTACCAGATTTGCCGATTATTCCAGCCCAAGTTGCGGCAGTTAGTCACACTGTTCTCTCAACTCAGTTGGGTAAGGGTGAGGTATATGTTCGCACGGTAGAACATTTGTTGGCAGCACTTTCGGGTATGGGTGTGGATAATGCCCGGATTGAAATTGATGGGTCAGAAGTCCCGCTTTTGGATGGTTCAGCAAGTGTGTGGGTAGCCAACATTGCCCAAGTTGGCCTAGTATCACAACCCGTTAACAACCAAGTTCCTTTGACTGTTACAGAACCAATATGGGTCTATCAAGGTGATGCCTTTGTATGTGCCCTCCCAGCACCAGAAACTCGTTTTAGTTACGGTATTGAATTTGACCTGCCTGCCATTGGTAATCAATGGTATAGTTGGTCACTAACCACTGAACTAGAAAAAGCTTCTGCTAGCTTTGCTGCCGAAATTGCTCCTGCCCGTACTTTTGGGTTACTGCATCAAATTGAACACTTACAAAAAACTGGGTTAATTAAAGGTGGTAGTTTGGATAATGCACTTGTTTGCGGGCCAGAAGGGTGGCTAAATCCTCCGTTGAGATTTGCAAATGAACCAGTCCGTCATAAAATCTTGGATTTAGTCGGAGATTTGAGTTTACTAGGGGCTTTTCCTCGGGCTCATTTCTTAGCGTATAAAGCCAGCCATAATTTACACATTCAATTGGCTCAGAAAATTTTAGATTTTGGATTCGACTTCGCTCAGTCGAACGATTTTAGATTTTGA
- the fabZ gene encoding 3-hydroxyacyl-ACP dehydratase FabZ, whose amino-acid sequence MSILTEVNTIDPTTPTSTELQGINETAIASEIKTTFTSEEIQKLLPHRYPFLLVDKIIDYVPGKKAVGVKNVTINEHYFQGHFPGRPLMPGVLIVEAMAQVGGIVLTQMSSVEGGLFVFAGIDKVRFRRQVVPGDQLVMTVELLWVKQRRFGKMQGRAEVDGQLACEGELMFSLVN is encoded by the coding sequence ATGTCAATCCTCACTGAAGTGAATACTATCGATCCAACTACACCTACATCTACCGAACTACAGGGTATAAATGAGACTGCGATCGCCTCTGAAATTAAAACAACTTTCACATCTGAAGAAATTCAAAAATTATTACCCCACCGCTACCCATTTTTACTTGTAGATAAAATAATTGACTACGTTCCAGGTAAAAAAGCTGTTGGCGTTAAAAATGTTACTATCAACGAACACTATTTCCAAGGACATTTCCCCGGCCGTCCACTGATGCCAGGGGTGCTAATTGTCGAAGCAATGGCACAAGTTGGGGGCATTGTTCTTACTCAAATGTCTTCGGTAGAAGGCGGGCTATTTGTTTTCGCTGGTATCGATAAAGTTCGCTTTCGCCGCCAGGTCGTACCGGGGGATCAACTAGTCATGACAGTGGAACTGTTATGGGTAAAACAACGTCGTTTCGGTAAGATGCAAGGTCGTGCCGAAGTTGACGGTCAACTTGCTTGTGAAGGGGAATTAATGTTTTCTCTAGTCAACTAA
- the lpxA gene encoding acyl-ACP--UDP-N-acetylglucosamine O-acyltransferase yields MKTLIHPTAVIHPKSELHHTVQVGAYAVIGAHVKVGPETIIGAHAVLEGPCEIGAQNQIFTGAAIGMEPQDLKFVGEPTWVKIGDNNLIREYVTINRATGAGEATVIGDGNLLMAYVHVAHNCVIEDQVVIANSVALAGHVHIESRARLSGVLGVHQFVRIGRHAMVGGMARIDRDVAPYMLVEGNPARVRTLNLVGLKRSGMDSADLLALKKAFRILYRSDLSFKDALEKLELLGDSEQLQHLRRFLLLSQMPGRRGLIPGKGKKGTSDES; encoded by the coding sequence TTGAAAACGCTAATTCATCCAACTGCTGTAATTCATCCGAAATCGGAACTCCACCATACAGTGCAAGTCGGTGCCTATGCTGTGATTGGAGCGCATGTCAAAGTGGGCCCTGAAACAATAATCGGCGCTCATGCTGTGTTAGAGGGGCCTTGTGAGATTGGGGCGCAAAATCAGATTTTTACAGGTGCAGCCATCGGTATGGAACCCCAGGATCTCAAGTTTGTGGGAGAACCAACTTGGGTCAAAATTGGTGATAACAACTTAATTCGTGAGTACGTTACCATTAACCGTGCTACTGGTGCTGGTGAAGCAACGGTAATTGGTGATGGTAACTTGCTGATGGCTTATGTCCATGTGGCTCATAACTGTGTAATTGAAGACCAGGTAGTGATTGCCAACTCTGTAGCGTTGGCGGGTCATGTGCATATAGAGTCACGTGCCAGGCTGAGTGGGGTTTTAGGTGTCCATCAATTTGTGCGTATTGGTAGACACGCAATGGTGGGAGGTATGGCACGTATTGACCGGGATGTAGCCCCATATATGCTAGTAGAGGGAAATCCGGCGCGAGTGCGAACCCTCAACCTTGTGGGACTCAAACGGTCTGGTATGGATTCAGCAGATTTGCTTGCACTCAAAAAAGCCTTCCGAATTCTCTACCGTTCTGATTTGTCCTTTAAGGATGCTTTGGAAAAACTGGAACTTTTAGGCGATAGCGAACAATTACAACATCTGCGTCGCTTCCTGCTACTTTCTCAGATGCCAGGTAGACGCGGCTTGATTCCCGGTAAAGGGAAAAAAGGCACGAGTGATGAATCGTGA
- the lpxB gene encoding lipid-A-disaccharide synthase, with the protein MRIFISTGEVSGDLQGSLLITALKRQAMAIGLKLEIVALGGEKMVEAGAILLGNTSSIGSMGILEGLPYILPTLQVQRQAIASLKQNPPDLVVLIDYMTPNLEIGTYMKQQLPDVPVVYYIAPQEWAWSLSLRRTNRIVGFTDKLLAIFPQEARFFREQGAKVTWVGHPLIDRMQDAPSRQAARATLGIAPEQIAIALLPASRRQELKYLLPVIFQAAQTIQAKLPEVHFWIPLSLEVYRQPIEEAIERYGLRATVLSGQQMEVFAAADLAISKSGTVNLELALLNVPQVVVYRLSRLTAWIARKILKGSIAFASPPNLVVMKPIVPEFLQEQATAENIIQAAMELLLNPSRREQTLLDYEEMRQSLGEVGVCDRVAQEILQMRPNNS; encoded by the coding sequence ATGCGGATTTTTATCAGCACTGGCGAAGTATCTGGCGATTTACAAGGATCGCTGCTCATTACAGCGCTGAAGCGTCAAGCTATGGCGATTGGGTTGAAATTAGAGATTGTGGCGCTGGGTGGCGAAAAAATGGTGGAGGCTGGGGCAATTCTGCTGGGCAATACTAGTAGTATTGGCTCAATGGGTATTCTAGAAGGGTTGCCCTATATTCTACCTACTCTCCAGGTACAACGTCAGGCGATCGCTTCTCTAAAACAAAATCCACCAGATTTAGTAGTGCTGATCGATTATATGACTCCCAATCTGGAAATTGGGACTTATATGAAACAGCAGCTACCAGATGTGCCTGTGGTATATTACATTGCTCCCCAAGAATGGGCTTGGTCATTAAGTTTGCGTAGAACTAACCGGATTGTTGGTTTTACAGATAAGCTGTTGGCAATTTTCCCACAAGAAGCCCGTTTTTTTCGTGAGCAAGGGGCAAAAGTTACTTGGGTAGGGCATCCTTTGATTGACCGAATGCAAGACGCTCCCAGTCGCCAAGCAGCGCGTGCAACACTGGGGATTGCGCCAGAACAAATTGCGATCGCACTTCTCCCCGCCTCTCGCCGCCAAGAATTAAAATATCTTTTACCAGTAATTTTTCAAGCCGCCCAAACTATTCAAGCTAAATTACCTGAAGTTCATTTCTGGATTCCCCTTTCTTTGGAAGTCTATAGACAGCCAATTGAGGAGGCTATTGAGCGTTACGGTTTACGGGCGACAGTTCTATCAGGTCAACAAATGGAAGTTTTTGCTGCGGCTGATTTAGCCATTAGTAAATCTGGTACTGTCAATTTAGAACTTGCTTTGTTAAATGTGCCCCAAGTTGTAGTTTACCGCCTCAGTCGCCTGACTGCTTGGATAGCTCGTAAAATCCTCAAAGGTTCTATAGCCTTTGCATCGCCACCCAACTTAGTTGTGATGAAGCCGATTGTGCCAGAATTTTTACAAGAGCAAGCCACAGCAGAGAATATTATCCAAGCCGCGATGGAACTACTACTCAATCCCAGTCGCAGAGAGCAAACTTTGCTAGATTATGAAGAAATGCGGCAAAGTTTAGGAGAAGTGGGAGTGTGCGATCGCGTTGCTCAAGAAATTTTGCAAATGCGACCAAATAATTCGTAG
- a CDS encoding DNA cytosine methyltransferase, which yields MAYEMRKQRAIAVDLFAGAGGMTLGFEQAGFDVLASVEIDPIHCATHEFNFPYCSVLCQSVVDTTGEEIRSRSKIGDREIDVVICGSPCQGFSLIGKRVVDDPRNSLVFHFHRLVFELKPKFFVMENVRGITVGEHKKILQSLISEFKIYGYKVEENYQILNAANYGVPQSRERLFLIGAREDVELPKYPQPITKPALPNNLTSKKISNIPLSPTVWDAIKDLPEIENYPELVARDWVVGEYEKPSNYARVLRGLKCLKNDYSYKREYDLRILSSSLRTKHSAETIQRFQETEQGDREKISRFYKLHPAGVCNTLRAGTDKYRGSFTSPRPIHPFTPRCITVREAARLHSYPDWFRFHVTKWHGFRQVGNSVPPLLAKAVAGEIISSLNISPFKPSLRYKLGDEKLLQFKMSQAEQYYQRD from the coding sequence ATGGCTTATGAGATGAGAAAACAAAGAGCGATCGCAGTTGATTTGTTCGCTGGCGCGGGTGGTATGACTCTTGGCTTTGAACAAGCTGGTTTTGACGTGCTAGCCTCTGTAGAAATTGACCCTATCCACTGTGCAACACATGAGTTTAATTTTCCTTATTGCTCAGTGTTATGTCAAAGTGTTGTGGATACAACTGGTGAAGAAATTAGGAGTCGGTCTAAAATTGGCGATCGCGAAATTGATGTGGTAATTTGTGGTTCACCATGTCAAGGATTTTCTCTAATTGGTAAACGGGTTGTTGATGATCCGCGAAATTCTTTAGTGTTTCACTTTCATCGGCTGGTTTTTGAGCTAAAACCGAAATTCTTTGTAATGGAAAATGTTCGGGGAATCACAGTTGGCGAACATAAAAAAATCCTCCAATCTTTAATTAGTGAGTTTAAAATTTACGGCTATAAAGTAGAAGAAAATTACCAAATTCTCAATGCTGCAAATTACGGAGTACCACAGTCACGTGAGAGATTATTTCTTATAGGTGCAAGGGAGGATGTAGAATTACCAAAATATCCTCAGCCGATTACTAAACCAGCATTACCAAATAATTTAACTTCTAAAAAAATATCTAATATCCCATTGAGTCCTACAGTATGGGACGCAATTAAAGATTTACCCGAAATAGAAAACTATCCTGAGTTAGTAGCAAGAGATTGGGTTGTTGGAGAATACGAAAAGCCTAGTAACTATGCTCGTGTACTTCGCGGTCTTAAATGTCTAAAAAATGATTATTCTTATAAACGTGAATATGATTTGCGAATCCTTTCTTCAAGTTTAAGAACAAAACATTCTGCAGAAACTATTCAACGCTTTCAGGAGACTGAACAAGGCGATAGAGAAAAAATTAGTCGTTTTTATAAGCTACATCCTGCTGGTGTCTGCAATACTCTAAGAGCTGGAACAGACAAATATAGGGGTTCTTTCACCTCTCCTAGACCGATTCATCCATTTACGCCTCGTTGCATTACAGTCAGAGAAGCGGCGAGATTACATTCTTACCCCGATTGGTTTAGATTTCATGTAACTAAATGGCACGGATTTAGGCAAGTTGGTAACTCTGTACCACCGCTACTAGCAAAGGCTGTGGCTGGTGAAATTATTAGTAGTTTGAATATTTCGCCTTTTAAGCCGAGTTTGCGATACAAGTTGGGAGACGAGAAGCTACTACAGTTTAAGATGTCGCAAGCGGAACAATATTATCAGCGTGACTAG
- the nfi gene encoding deoxyribonuclease V (cleaves DNA at apurinic or apyrimidinic sites) yields MKFYRDHTWPSTLEEAIVIQEKLRDQVITEDQLEEPIQYVAGVDMGFEADGTISRAAVAVLSFPDLQVIETSLAHRPTTFPYVPGFLSFREIPAVLDALEKIQTTPNIILCDGQGIAHPRRLGIASHLGLLIDMPTIGVAKSRLVGKYEELAETKGSSQPLIYNGETVGVVLRSRTGVKPLYISSGHRISLPTAIDYVLRCTPKYRLPETTRIADKLASAK; encoded by the coding sequence ATGAAATTTTATCGAGATCATACTTGGCCTTCGACGCTGGAAGAAGCCATAGTTATCCAAGAAAAGCTGCGAGATCAGGTAATTACTGAGGATCAACTAGAAGAACCGATCCAGTACGTTGCTGGAGTGGATATGGGTTTTGAAGCTGATGGAACCATTAGCCGGGCAGCTGTCGCAGTACTGAGTTTTCCTGATTTACAAGTAATTGAGACGAGCCTAGCACACCGTCCTACTACCTTTCCTTATGTTCCTGGGTTCCTCTCATTTCGGGAAATTCCAGCTGTTCTCGATGCCTTGGAGAAAATTCAAACAACACCAAATATTATCCTGTGTGATGGTCAAGGAATTGCTCATCCCCGCAGATTAGGTATAGCTAGCCATTTAGGGTTACTTATAGATATGCCAACAATTGGTGTAGCTAAGTCCAGGTTGGTTGGTAAGTATGAGGAATTGGCAGAAACCAAAGGCAGCAGCCAACCACTGATATATAACGGTGAAACCGTTGGGGTTGTTTTGCGATCGCGCACAGGAGTAAAACCTCTGTATATCTCCAGTGGACATCGAATTAGTTTACCCACAGCAATTGACTATGTATTACGCTGCACGCCAAAATATCGGCTGCCAGAAACTACACGCATCGCTGATAAATTAGCGTCGGCGAAATAA